DNA from Brachyspira aalborgi:
AAACAAAAATAAATTATCGGAATATAAAGGCAGCGAATACGGAAGCGATACAAAATCCTATAATCCTAATTTTGACGCTTTGCATGCGGATGTTTTATTATGGATGCTAAACGGAGAGAAAACAGAATCGTTAAGCAACGCTACCGAAAAAGACGGAATAAATAAAATGTATATTGACGCTATTATTCCGCAAATTTATTGGAGTTCAGGGCATAAATTAATTCCTTTCAATATAATAGTAAATTGGTGGATTGAAGAAGCGAAAAAATCTACAAATAACAATTTAGCCGATTTATATATCGGGCATGCATTATACAGAATGGGCAGTTCAAATAGTTCGGAAAATTGGCGAAATACAAATTTACTTTCAGAGCAAATAAATTATATAAGAAAAGAAGGAAAAAATTTTATAAAAGGTTCGGCTTTTTTTACAATGCATAATATGTATAAAAACGATATTAATACAAAAAATTACGGAAGCGAAGCGATAAAATATATAAAAGAAAATAATTATATATTCAAAGCTATAATTCCTAAAATGAATACAATGAAAGAATTAAACGAAACTCCTTTAAAATTAGAAAATCCTAAAATAAAAAAACATTTTAATTATATAGAAATAAGTTTTACGGACCCTAACGAATATAAATTAGACGATTATTCGCATCCAAAAGTAGGAACTTCGGTTTATTATGCCGTTTACAGAAGAAATATTAAAGAAGCGGGAATAGAATTAATAGATAAAATCAGAAGAACTAATTATAATACAAACGCTAAAATAATTTATAAAGATAAAACCGTAAATAAAAAATCAAATTATGTATATTATATCACGGCGTTGGATAGAATACATAACGAAAGCGATTATTTAGAAATCGTTTACAAATAAAAATTATGCTTGTTAAAATTTTTTCAAGGAAATATTTAAAATGAATAATAAAATAAAAACTAAAATCAATAGAAATACTTTTATGATAAATGGCGAGTCGGAAGAAGATAATAAAAAAAGAGAGATTATAAAAAATATTTTAATAAACGAAGAAAATAAAAATAAATCCGATTTGCATAATTATTTTTTGAATAATAAGGAAGAAGCAATTTATAAACATCTCCCCTATTTCGATATTTACGAAAGACATTTTTCAAAATACAGAGGAAAAGATATTAATCTGCTTGAGATTGGCGTTGGATATGGCGGTTCTCTTAAAATGTGGAAAAATTATTTTAGTAAATTAAACCCAAACTCAAAAGTAAATATTTATGGAATCGATAAAAAAGAAAGATGCAAAAAATTTGAAGAAGACGGAATAAAAATTTTTATAGGCTCGCAATCCGATAGAGAATTTTTAAGAAGATTAAAAAATGAAATTCCAAAATTAGACATATTAATTGACGATGGCGGACATATTCCCGAAGAGCAGATAATAACATTTGAAGAGATGTTTGAACATATAAATAACGGCGGTTTGTATTTTTGCGAAGATATTTACACTTCTTATTGGAACGATTATAAAAATAAATCTTCTTTTATAGAATATGCTAAAAAATTAATTGATTATTTAAATGCATATTGGAGTTTGAAAGGAGACGATTTGAATGCAAATTATTTTACCGATTTTGTATATTCTCTGCATTTTTACGATGGAATAGTCGCTATAGAAAAGAAATTAAGAGATAAAAGATATATTGATATTTGTCAGCAGGCTTCAATTGGGAAATTAAGTAAATTTTGAAAGAAAATAAGCTTATGTATATCTGCGGGTTTTTTATTATTTAGTAAATAAGAAAATCCTTGTTTCCATAGAGACGCATAAGTGAAAACCTTATTGTTATCTAAAAATGCATCGTTTATTCTTGCAAATCCTCTCAAGTTTTCAAAAGAAGCGAAAGATATTAAAGTATTGACGAAACTTATAATAAATTGATTGGAAATTTAAGAGAGAGAATGAAAATT
Protein-coding regions in this window:
- a CDS encoding class I SAM-dependent methyltransferase, encoding MNNKIKTKINRNTFMINGESEEDNKKREIIKNILINEENKNKSDLHNYFLNNKEEAIYKHLPYFDIYERHFSKYRGKDINLLEIGVGYGGSLKMWKNYFSKLNPNSKVNIYGIDKKERCKKFEEDGIKIFIGSQSDREFLRRLKNEIPKLDILIDDGGHIPEEQIITFEEMFEHINNGGLYFCEDIYTSYWNDYKNKSSFIEYAKKLIDYLNAYWSLKGDDLNANYFTDFVYSLHFYDGIVAIEKKLRDKRYIDICQQASIGKLSKF